A genomic stretch from Silurus meridionalis isolate SWU-2019-XX chromosome 1, ASM1480568v1, whole genome shotgun sequence includes:
- the LOC124384508 gene encoding lysine-specific demethylase 4A-like isoform X1 yields the protein MASNSVAQTPGSKIMTFHPTKEEFKDFSRYIAYMECNGAHLAGMAKVVPPKDWKPRRTYDDIDDLVIPAPIQQVVTGQSGLFTQYNIQKKPMTVREFRKVANTDRFCSPRYADFDELERKYWKNLTFNPPLYGADVNGTLYDPDVNEWNIGHLNTILDTVEKESGIRIKGVNTPYLYFGMWKSTFAWHTEDMDLYSINYLHFGEPKSWYVVPPEHGKRLERLAKGFFPGSAQSCEAFLRHKMTLISPSILRKYGIPLEKVAQEAGQFIVTFPYAYHAGFNHGFNCAESTNFATQRWIDYGKQAALVSCSCRKDMVKISMDVFVRRFQPERYKLWKAGKDSVIIDHSKPTPEAAEFLQDGKTSGEVGELSNSSPAETKEERENERADKNRGGSKTEEGVAEANEADTKRGDIVIENAGAQQRKTETQAGETNRETEKTPTETESEKIDIETETTNKERVETERRESEMEIPDQEAGLIETSTPEKEIEEMEIKTENDSTESREKDKTGGKEETCTAEMETEEIKQSKTKTESTRREMERGKEKLDSSEMMKNMVEANSGELETEKENLSMTQETDTSAAVIEIQKNGMDSQETDRSNKAKIKEVQETGDVEMASAERGEMEIETESRTMKSKTNSGQIEGEKDETERGEIVGERGETGRGEMESTTESGEIVGERGETGRGEMESTTESEEIVGEKGEMESTTESGEIVGERGETGRGEVESMTERGEIVGERGEIVGERGETGRGEMESTTEIGERVGERGKIESSTESGEIVGDNGEMESITESGEIVGERGETGRGEMESTTESGESG from the exons ATGGCCTCCAACTCAGTAGCTCAGACTCCTGGGTCGAAGATCATGACCTTCCACCCGACCAAAGAGGAATTCAAGGACTTCAGCCGCTACATTGCTTATATGGAGTGTAACGGAGCGCACTTAGCTGGCATGGCGAAG GTGGTGCCCCCTAAGGACTGGAAGCCTCGACGCACATACGATGACATTGATGACCTGGTCATTCCTGCGCCTATTCAGCAAGTAGTGACTGGTCAATCCGGGCTTTTCACgcagtacaacatccagaaGAAGCCCATGACTGTCCGCGAGTTCCGCAAAGTCGCCAACACTGACAG GTTCTGTAGCCCCCGGTATGCAGATTTTGATGAGCTAGAGAGGAAGTACTGGAAGAATCTTACATTTAATCCTCCACTGTATGGCGCAGACGTCAATGGAACGCTTTATGATCCA GATGTAAATGAGTGGAACATCGGGCATTTGAACACTATTCTGGACACAGTGGAGAAAGAGAGTGGCATCAGGATTAAAGGGGTAAATACACCATATCTCTACTTTGGGATGTGGAAGAGTACATTTGCCTGGCACACCGAGGACATGGATCTCTACAGTATCAACTATCTGCACTTTGGAGAACCCAAGTCCTG GTACGTCGTGCCTCCAGAACATGGAAAGCGATTAGAGCGTCTAGCTAAAG GCTTTTTTCCTGGAAGCGCCCAAAGTTGTGAAGCCTTCTTACGACACAAAATGACATTGATCTCTCCATCAATACTAAGAAAATATGGCATCCCTCTTGAGAAG gtTGCACAGGAAGCAGGTCAGTTCATTGTGACTTTCCCCTACGCCTATCATGCTGGATTCAACCATGGATTCAACTGTGCAGAGTCCACAAACTTCGCCACTCAGCGCTGGATCGATTATGGCAAGCAGGCAGCATTAGTAAGT TGTTCATGCCGTAAAGACATGGTGAAGATCTCCATGGACGTGTTTGTGCGAAGGTTCCAGCCGGAGCGATATAAACTGTGGAAGGCAGGAAAGGACAGCGTGATAATTGACCACTCCAAACCCACACCAGAAGCAGCTGAGTTCCTGCAGGATGGAAAGACATCGGGAGAAGTAGGAGAGCTCAGCAACAGCAGTCCCGCAGAAACCAAAGAAGAGAGGGAAAATGAAAGAGCAGATAAAAATAGAGGGGGGAGCAAGACAGAAGAGGGGGTAGCAGAAGCAAACGAAGCAGATACAAAGCGAGGAGACATAGTGATAGAAAATGCAGGTgcacaacaaagaaaaacagaaacacaagcGGGAGAAACCaatagagaaacagagaaaacacCAACTGAAACCGAGTCAGAAAAAATAGACATTGAGACAGAAACAACCAATAAAGAGAGAGTTGAAACAGAAAGACGAGAGTCAGAAATGGAAATACCAGATCAGGAGGCAGGGCTGATAGAAACAAGCACACCtgagaaagaaatagaggaaATGGAGATAAAGACAGAAAATGACAGCACAGAGAGCAGAGAGAAGGATAAGACTGGGGGAAAAGAAGAGACTTGTACAGCTGAGATGGAGACGGAAGAAATAAAGCAgtcaaagacaaaaacagagtCTACAAGGAGAGAAATGGAAAGGGggaaagaaaagctggacagcAGTGAGATGATGAAAAACATGGTTGAGGCAAATAGTGGAGAGTTAGAGACTGAAAAAGAGAATCTGTCCATGACACAAGAGACAGACACATCAGCAGCAGTGATAGAAATACAGAAGAATGGAATGGACAGtcaagagacagacagatctaACAAGGCAAAGATAAAAGAAGTGCAAGAGACAGGTGATGTAGAGATGGccagtgcagagagaggagagatggaGATTGAGACAGAGAGCAGAACGATGAAGAGCAAGACAAATAGTGGACAGATTGAGGGTGAGAAAGATGaaacagagagaggagagatagtgggtgagagaggagagaccGGTAGAGGAGAGATGGAAAGCACAACAGAGAGTGGAGAAATAGtgggtgagagaggagagaccGGTAGAGGAGAGATGGAAAGCACGACAGAGAGTGAAGAGATAGTGGGTGAGAAAGGAGAGATGGAAAGCACAACAGAGAGTGGAGAGATAGtgggtgagagaggagagaccGGGAGAGGAGAGGTGGAAAGCAtgacagagagaggagagatagtgggtgagagaggagagatagTGGGTGAAAGAGGAGAGACagggagaggag agatggagagcaCGACAGAGATTGGAGAGAGAGTGGGTGAGAGAGGAAAGATTGAAAGCAGTACAGAGAGTGGAGAGATAGTGGGTGACAATGGAGAGATGGAAAGCATAACAGAGAGTGGAGAGATAGTGGGTGAAAGAGGAGAGACAGGgagaggagagatggagagcacgacagagagtggagagagtggGTGA
- the LOC124384508 gene encoding lysine-specific demethylase 4A-like isoform X2: MASNSVAQTPGSKIMTFHPTKEEFKDFSRYIAYMECNGAHLAGMAKVVPPKDWKPRRTYDDIDDLVIPAPIQQVVTGQSGLFTQYNIQKKPMTVREFRKVANTDRFCSPRYADFDELERKYWKNLTFNPPLYGADVNGTLYDPDVNEWNIGHLNTILDTVEKESGIRIKGVNTPYLYFGMWKSTFAWHTEDMDLYSINYLHFGEPKSWYVVPPEHGKRLERLAKGFFPGSAQSCEAFLRHKMTLISPSILRKYGIPLEKVAQEAGQFIVTFPYAYHAGFNHGFNCAESTNFATQRWIDYGKQAALCSCRKDMVKISMDVFVRRFQPERYKLWKAGKDSVIIDHSKPTPEAAEFLQDGKTSGEVGELSNSSPAETKEERENERADKNRGGSKTEEGVAEANEADTKRGDIVIENAGAQQRKTETQAGETNRETEKTPTETESEKIDIETETTNKERVETERRESEMEIPDQEAGLIETSTPEKEIEEMEIKTENDSTESREKDKTGGKEETCTAEMETEEIKQSKTKTESTRREMERGKEKLDSSEMMKNMVEANSGELETEKENLSMTQETDTSAAVIEIQKNGMDSQETDRSNKAKIKEVQETGDVEMASAERGEMEIETESRTMKSKTNSGQIEGEKDETERGEIVGERGETGRGEMESTTESGEIVGERGETGRGEMESTTESEEIVGEKGEMESTTESGEIVGERGETGRGEVESMTERGEIVGERGEIVGERGETGRGEMESTTEIGERVGERGKIESSTESGEIVGDNGEMESITESGEIVGERGETGRGEMESTTESGESG; the protein is encoded by the exons ATGGCCTCCAACTCAGTAGCTCAGACTCCTGGGTCGAAGATCATGACCTTCCACCCGACCAAAGAGGAATTCAAGGACTTCAGCCGCTACATTGCTTATATGGAGTGTAACGGAGCGCACTTAGCTGGCATGGCGAAG GTGGTGCCCCCTAAGGACTGGAAGCCTCGACGCACATACGATGACATTGATGACCTGGTCATTCCTGCGCCTATTCAGCAAGTAGTGACTGGTCAATCCGGGCTTTTCACgcagtacaacatccagaaGAAGCCCATGACTGTCCGCGAGTTCCGCAAAGTCGCCAACACTGACAG GTTCTGTAGCCCCCGGTATGCAGATTTTGATGAGCTAGAGAGGAAGTACTGGAAGAATCTTACATTTAATCCTCCACTGTATGGCGCAGACGTCAATGGAACGCTTTATGATCCA GATGTAAATGAGTGGAACATCGGGCATTTGAACACTATTCTGGACACAGTGGAGAAAGAGAGTGGCATCAGGATTAAAGGGGTAAATACACCATATCTCTACTTTGGGATGTGGAAGAGTACATTTGCCTGGCACACCGAGGACATGGATCTCTACAGTATCAACTATCTGCACTTTGGAGAACCCAAGTCCTG GTACGTCGTGCCTCCAGAACATGGAAAGCGATTAGAGCGTCTAGCTAAAG GCTTTTTTCCTGGAAGCGCCCAAAGTTGTGAAGCCTTCTTACGACACAAAATGACATTGATCTCTCCATCAATACTAAGAAAATATGGCATCCCTCTTGAGAAG gtTGCACAGGAAGCAGGTCAGTTCATTGTGACTTTCCCCTACGCCTATCATGCTGGATTCAACCATGGATTCAACTGTGCAGAGTCCACAAACTTCGCCACTCAGCGCTGGATCGATTATGGCAAGCAGGCAGCATTA TGTTCATGCCGTAAAGACATGGTGAAGATCTCCATGGACGTGTTTGTGCGAAGGTTCCAGCCGGAGCGATATAAACTGTGGAAGGCAGGAAAGGACAGCGTGATAATTGACCACTCCAAACCCACACCAGAAGCAGCTGAGTTCCTGCAGGATGGAAAGACATCGGGAGAAGTAGGAGAGCTCAGCAACAGCAGTCCCGCAGAAACCAAAGAAGAGAGGGAAAATGAAAGAGCAGATAAAAATAGAGGGGGGAGCAAGACAGAAGAGGGGGTAGCAGAAGCAAACGAAGCAGATACAAAGCGAGGAGACATAGTGATAGAAAATGCAGGTgcacaacaaagaaaaacagaaacacaagcGGGAGAAACCaatagagaaacagagaaaacacCAACTGAAACCGAGTCAGAAAAAATAGACATTGAGACAGAAACAACCAATAAAGAGAGAGTTGAAACAGAAAGACGAGAGTCAGAAATGGAAATACCAGATCAGGAGGCAGGGCTGATAGAAACAAGCACACCtgagaaagaaatagaggaaATGGAGATAAAGACAGAAAATGACAGCACAGAGAGCAGAGAGAAGGATAAGACTGGGGGAAAAGAAGAGACTTGTACAGCTGAGATGGAGACGGAAGAAATAAAGCAgtcaaagacaaaaacagagtCTACAAGGAGAGAAATGGAAAGGGggaaagaaaagctggacagcAGTGAGATGATGAAAAACATGGTTGAGGCAAATAGTGGAGAGTTAGAGACTGAAAAAGAGAATCTGTCCATGACACAAGAGACAGACACATCAGCAGCAGTGATAGAAATACAGAAGAATGGAATGGACAGtcaagagacagacagatctaACAAGGCAAAGATAAAAGAAGTGCAAGAGACAGGTGATGTAGAGATGGccagtgcagagagaggagagatggaGATTGAGACAGAGAGCAGAACGATGAAGAGCAAGACAAATAGTGGACAGATTGAGGGTGAGAAAGATGaaacagagagaggagagatagtgggtgagagaggagagaccGGTAGAGGAGAGATGGAAAGCACAACAGAGAGTGGAGAAATAGtgggtgagagaggagagaccGGTAGAGGAGAGATGGAAAGCACGACAGAGAGTGAAGAGATAGTGGGTGAGAAAGGAGAGATGGAAAGCACAACAGAGAGTGGAGAGATAGtgggtgagagaggagagaccGGGAGAGGAGAGGTGGAAAGCAtgacagagagaggagagatagtgggtgagagaggagagatagTGGGTGAAAGAGGAGAGACagggagaggag agatggagagcaCGACAGAGATTGGAGAGAGAGTGGGTGAGAGAGGAAAGATTGAAAGCAGTACAGAGAGTGGAGAGATAGTGGGTGACAATGGAGAGATGGAAAGCATAACAGAGAGTGGAGAGATAGTGGGTGAAAGAGGAGAGACAGGgagaggagagatggagagcacgacagagagtggagagagtggGTGA